One window of the Triticum dicoccoides isolate Atlit2015 ecotype Zavitan chromosome 3B, WEW_v2.0, whole genome shotgun sequence genome contains the following:
- the LOC119279006 gene encoding uncharacterized protein LOC119279006 produces the protein MGDLASDSEKLPMEGHGMSSVCKDDIALLEEALPPAGQAPRSCVELHHSQKGTHKQGRDVGSLETEVDTSGSPSSGIKRGKGGDGSSHAISNHIEPKESSTYERSSSFPSTSRLLVSAMKGGRERSGETSPTGVRHVNWAPDVYDPPVTSVDHTVKGHQQRSRSRKKDKGKQKQKQKKRKSRGNSKKSGGLHDAAHNPLALDVPGPSSPEELGLGEVEEAEVLDYSAFDSQEPKCGGGFPREIAAARTCFPAAEAS, from the exons ATGGGTGATTTGGCTTCTGATTCTGAAAAATTACCCATGGAGGGTCACGGTATGTCTTCTGTCTGCAAGGATGACATAGCTCTGCTAGAGGAGGCACTTCCTCCAGCGGGGCAGGCTCCACGTTCATGTGTGGAACTCCATCATAGCCAGAAAGGAACTCATAAACAAGGCAGGGATGTTGGTTCTTTGGAGACTGAAGTGGATACTTCAGGTTCTCCCAGCTCAGGAATAAAGAGAGGCAAAGGAGGTGATGGGAGCTCCCATGCAATCTCCAATCACATTGAACCAAAGGAATCTTCAACTTATGAGCGTTCGTCGTCCTTTCCG TCGACGTCAAGGCTTCTCGTCTCCGCTATGAAAGGAGGCCGTGAGAGAAGTGGTGAAACATCGCCAACTGGAGTCCGCCACGTTAATTGGGCCCCAGATGTGTACGACCCCCCGGTCACCTCTGTCGACCACACGGTGAAGGGCCACCAACAGCGCTCCAGGTCCAGGAAGAAGGACAAGGGCAAGCAGAAAcagaagcagaagaagaggaagTCGCGTGGGAACAGCAAGAAGAGCGGCGGCCTCCACGACGCCGCCCACAACCCGCTTGCTCTCGACGTGCCCGG GCCGTCTTCGCCTGAAGAACTAGGCTTAGGGGAAGTGGAGGAGGCCGAGGTGCTGGACTACAGCGCCTTCGACAGTCAGGAGCCCAAGTGCGGAGGCGGCTTCCCACGCGAGATCGCCGCGGCGCGGACGTGTTTCCCCGCCGCCGAGGCGTCATGA
- the LOC119279009 gene encoding pectin acetylesterase 5-like, which yields MALGTTEPLLLQPPEQRRRPPGWLAWGLPAALLILLLLSASGRLRPPLFRVPPPETVPLTLLAGAQEKGALCLDGTPPGYHLQRGSGDGSNRWLIHLEGGGWCSTTKDCSNRRMYALGSSNFMKPMRFAGAGILGSDQLQNPDFYNWNKVFVRYCDGASFSGDAEGRAQDGSTLHFRGLRIYQAVIDELMEKGLANATQALLTGCSAGGLATILHCDDFSARFSRDVSVKCLADAGFFLDVMDISGKRSFWSVYDGVVHLQNVREVLPKDCLANKEPTECFFPAELIKSIRTPMFILNSAYDSWQIRNVLVPVSSAPDKSWSSCKDNIRNCNSTQIKVLDGFRNAMLGALNVVEDKEDWGLFVDSCFTHCQSLYGISWNSEISPRLGNKTIAEAAGDWYHGRSHGVKEIDCEYPCNPTCSGQLPP from the exons ATGGCGCTGGGGACAACCGAGCCGCTCCTCCTCCAGCCCCCAGAGCAGCGCCGGCGTCCGCCGGGCTGGCTCGCGTGGGGGCTCCCCGCGGCGCTCCTGATACTGCTGCTGCTGTCCGCCTCCGGCCGTCTCCGTCCGCCGCTTTTCCGCGTGCCGCCGCCGGAGACCGTCCCGCTGACCCTGCTCGCCGGCGCGCAGGAGAAGGGAGCACTGTGCTTGGACGGGACCCCGCCTGGGTACCACCTGCAGAGAGGCTCCGGCGACGGATCCAACCGCTGGCTCATCCATCTAGAG GGTGGCGGCTGGTGCAGCACAACCAAGGACTGTTCCAACCGCAGAATGTACGCGCTCGGTTCGTCCAACTTCATGAAACCGATGCGGTTCGCCGGTGCTGGGATCCTCGGCAGTGATCAGCTGCAAAATCCTG ATTTCTACAACTGGAACAAAGTGTTTGTGCGGTATTGTGATGGGGCGTCGTTTTCGGGGGACGCGGAAGGTCGAGCACAG GATGGAAGCACACTTCACTTTAGAGGATTGCGCATCTACCAAGCGGTTATCGACGAACTCATGGAAAAAGGACTTGCCAATGCTACACAG GCCCTCCTTACAGGCTGTTCTGCTGGTGGCCTAGCCACGATACTGCATTGCGATGATTTCAGTGCACGGTTTTCTCGCGATGTTTCAGTTAAATGCCTTGCTGATGCTGGGTTTTTTCTTGACGT AATGGATATTTCTGGGAAAAGGTCCTTTTGGTCTGTCTATGATGGCGTTGTTCACCTGCAG AATGTTAGAGAAGTGTTGCCCAAGGACTGCCTTGCCAACAAGGAGCCAACCGAG tgTTTCTTCCCCGCGGAGCTTATTAAGAGCATCAGGACTCCCATGTTTATTCTCAACTCTGCGTATGATTCATGGCAG ATACGAAATGTCCTTGTACCAGTTTCATCGGCTCCTGATAAGTCGTGGTCGAGTTGCAAGGATAATATCCGGAACTGCAATTCCACACAAATCAAAGTCCTTGATG GCTTTAGGAACGCAATGCTGGGTGCATTGAATGTTGTCGAAGATAAGGAGGACTGGGGATTGTTCGTCGATTCATGCTTCACTCACTGCCAATCCCTATATGGCATCTCTTGGAACTCAGAAATCTCCCCGAGGCTTGGAAATAAG ACCATTGCAGAGGCCGCAGGAGATTGGTACCATGGAAGGAGCCATGGAGTGAAAGAGATAGACTGCGAGTATCCATGCAACCCAACATGCAGTGGACAGTTGCCTCCATAA
- the LOC119279005 gene encoding pectin acetylesterase 5-like, with amino-acid sequence MAPGTAQAEQLLLHADPAQRRRARDCRHAWGLPAAVLLLLLPSAAGLHPSMMFCAPPPETVPLTLLAGAQEKGADFYNWNKVYVRYCDGGSFSGDAEGQAPDGSTLHFRGLRIYEAVIDEVMERGLANATQSLLTGCSAGGLATMLHCDDFSAKFPQEVSVKCLADAGFFLDVKDISGERTFWSVFDGVVQLQNIREVLPKDCLATKKPKECFFPAELIKSIHSPMFILNSAYDSFQVRYVLIPDSLAPGNSWSCCKHNIRNCNSTQMEFLNGFRDAMVDALKVVEDKEGWGLFIDSCFTHCQTVSDISWNSPFSPRLGDKTIAEAVGDWQCGCSERVKEIDCEYPCNPTCSRQLPWM; translated from the exons ATGGCGCCAGGGACAGCCCAGGCCGAGCAGCTCCTCCTCCACGCGGACCCGGCGCAGCGCCGGCGTGCGCGGGATTGCCGCCATGCATGGGGCCTCCCGGCGGCagtcctgctcctgctgctgccTTCCGCCGCCGGCCTTCACCCTTCTATGATGTTctgcgcgccgccgccggagacggtCCCGCTGACCCTCCTTGCCGGTGCGCAGGAGAAGGGAGCAG ATTTCTACAACTGGAACAAAGTGTATGTGCGCTACTGCGACGGGGGATCATTTTCTGGGGATGCGGAAGGTCAAGCGCCG GATGGAAGTACACTTCACTTCAGAGGATTGCGCATCTATGAGGCAGTTATTGATGAAGTCATGGAAAGGGGACTTGCCAATGCTACCCAG TCTCTTCTTACAGGTTGCTCTGCTGGTGGTCTAGCCACGATGCTACACTGCGATGATTTTAGTGCAAAATTTCCTCAGGAGGTTTCAGTTAAATGCCTTGCCGATGCTGGGTTTTTTCTTGACGT AAAGGATATATCTGGAGAAAGGACCTTTTGGTCTGTCTTTGATGGTGTTGTTCAGCTCCAG AATATTAGAGAAGTGTTGCCCAAGGACTGCCTTGCCACAAAGAAGCCAAAAGAG TGTTTCTTCCCCGCTGAGCTTATAAAGAGCATCCACAGCCCAATGTTTATTCTCAACTCTGCATACGATTCATTTCAG GTACGATATGTTCTGATACCGGATTCGTTGGCTCCTGGTAATTCGTGGTCGTGTTGCAAACATAATATCCGGAACTGCAATTCCACGCAAATGGAATTCCTTAACG GATTCAGGGACGCGATGGTGGATGCATTGAAGGTTGTCGAAGATAAAGAGGGATGGGGATTGTTCATTGATTCATGCTTCACTCACTGCCAAACGGTCTCTGACATCTCTTGGAATTCACCATTCTCCCCTAGGCTTGGAGATAAG ACAATTGCTGAGGCTGTAGGAGATTGGCAATGTGGATGTAGCGAAAGAGTGAAAGAGATTGACTGCGAGTACCCATGCAACCCAACATGCAGTAGACAGTTGCCGtggatgtaa